One Salvia splendens isolate huo1 chromosome 22, SspV2, whole genome shotgun sequence DNA segment encodes these proteins:
- the LOC121786284 gene encoding transcription factor MYB35-like isoform X1, with translation MVKTSSSELTKAVWNEDGEAKMAAAFASKRSGERRSGKKCRERWRSSARKPDPNLTSFTPQEEDLIIQLHSVLGSRWSIIAQQLQEKTESDVKNVWNSKLKKKLSAMGIDPVTHKPFSQILADYGSVGAFPRGKATRHHPLSSRELFKGEEVVTSPMKAELCDQVEASSFSWNDFFLEEAFAAHENIGEEFGGGGEVLGDGEIGGGFEASSAAFVEAMIGKQDEMCSELPCFYEEPFYY, from the exons ATGGTAAAAACCAGCTCCTCCGAATTGACGAAGGCTGTCTGGAACGAAGATGGAGAAGCAAAAATGGCTGCAGCTTTTGCTTCCAAGAGATCAG GAGAGAGAAGAAGTGGGAAGAAGTGCAGAGAGAGATGGAGGAGCAGTGCTAGGAAGCCTGATCCAAATCTCACTAGCTTCACCCCTCAAGAGGAGGATCTAATCATCCAGCTGCATTCCGTGCTCGGAAGCAG GTGGAGTATCATAGCCCAACAACTCCAAGAAAAGACGGAAAGCGACGTGAAGAATGTATGGAACAGTAAGCTGAAGAAGAAGCTGTCAGCAATGGGGATAGATCCGGTGACTCACAAGCCCTTCTCTCAGATTCTGGCTGACTACGGCAGCGTGGGGGCGTTTCCGCGGGGAAAAGCCACGCGCCACCACCCCCTCTCCTCGAGGGAGTTATTCAAAGGAGAAGAGGTTGTGACGTCGCCGATGAAAGCGGAGCTCTGTGATCAGGTCGAGGCGTCGAGCTTCAGCTGGAACGATTTCTTTCTCGAGGAGGCGTTTGCGGCCCATGAAAATATTGGAGAGGAGTTTGGTGGCGGTGGTGAGGTTTTGGGAGATGGCGAGATTGGTGGCGGATTTGAGGCGTCGTCGGCGGCGTTTGTGGAAGCGATGATTGGGAAGCAAGATGAGATGTGCTCGGAGCTGCCTTGCTTCTATGAGGAGCCATTTTATTACTGA
- the LOC121786284 gene encoding MYB-like transcription factor 4 isoform X2, with protein sequence MEKQKWLQLLLPRDQKFLMAGERRSGKKCRERWRSSARKPDPNLTSFTPQEEDLIIQLHSVLGSRWSIIAQQLQEKTESDVKNVWNSKLKKKLSAMGIDPVTHKPFSQILADYGSVGAFPRGKATRHHPLSSRELFKGEEVVTSPMKAELCDQVEASSFSWNDFFLEEAFAAHENIGEEFGGGGEVLGDGEIGGGFEASSAAFVEAMIGKQDEMCSELPCFYEEPFYY encoded by the exons ATGGAGAAGCAAAAATGGCTGCAGCTTTTGCTTCCAAGAGATCAG AAATTTTTGATGGCAGGAGAGAGAAGAAGTGGGAAGAAGTGCAGAGAGAGATGGAGGAGCAGTGCTAGGAAGCCTGATCCAAATCTCACTAGCTTCACCCCTCAAGAGGAGGATCTAATCATCCAGCTGCATTCCGTGCTCGGAAGCAG GTGGAGTATCATAGCCCAACAACTCCAAGAAAAGACGGAAAGCGACGTGAAGAATGTATGGAACAGTAAGCTGAAGAAGAAGCTGTCAGCAATGGGGATAGATCCGGTGACTCACAAGCCCTTCTCTCAGATTCTGGCTGACTACGGCAGCGTGGGGGCGTTTCCGCGGGGAAAAGCCACGCGCCACCACCCCCTCTCCTCGAGGGAGTTATTCAAAGGAGAAGAGGTTGTGACGTCGCCGATGAAAGCGGAGCTCTGTGATCAGGTCGAGGCGTCGAGCTTCAGCTGGAACGATTTCTTTCTCGAGGAGGCGTTTGCGGCCCATGAAAATATTGGAGAGGAGTTTGGTGGCGGTGGTGAGGTTTTGGGAGATGGCGAGATTGGTGGCGGATTTGAGGCGTCGTCGGCGGCGTTTGTGGAAGCGATGATTGGGAAGCAAGATGAGATGTGCTCGGAGCTGCCTTGCTTCTATGAGGAGCCATTTTATTACTGA